One genomic region from Phragmites australis chromosome 1, lpPhrAust1.1, whole genome shotgun sequence encodes:
- the LOC133886262 gene encoding anther-specific protein RTS-like, producing the protein MKAPAAAMLLLALVVAAAAVTPSDAAGHPTAGGTANPSRRRHGHHRSRDDQSPLTGLTQCVTICGSQVTTCLLDCYGPLSRGNPVALPVCLLSCTNDAMVCASGCSTDVVDGLTRPINN; encoded by the coding sequence ATGAAGGCTCCTGCCGCGGCGATGCTTCTGCTGGCGCTggtggtcgccgccgccgccgtgaccCCGTCCGACGCGGCTGGTCACCCTACCGCTGGCGGGACGGCTAATcctagccgccgccgccacggccaccACCGCAGCCGCGACGACCAGTCTCCCCTGACGGGGCTGACGCAGTGCGTGACCATCTGCGGGTCGCAGGTGACCACGTGCCTGCTCGACTGCTACGGGCCGCTGAGCAGGGGCAACCCGGTGGCGCTGCCCGTCTGCCTCCTCAGCTGCACCAACGACGCCATGGTCTGCGCCAGCGGCTGCTCCACCGATGTCGTCGACGGATTAACCCGGCCGATTAATAACTAG